One stretch of Glycine soja cultivar W05 chromosome 7, ASM419377v2, whole genome shotgun sequence DNA includes these proteins:
- the LOC114420426 gene encoding glutathione S-transferase T2-like, which yields MIHPPFQKFNGCYKQADKHRRSGSSEKDVLADAHMIYSQDTGKKFEIEHAWLLLKDQPKFDAEFMSKCSKRTKVSASGNYSSSSNPETPVEVKECDTSSPMSRPIGQKAAKRKSKGKESRNTLDLFGIESVMKDKNMNTSKLIQLKKAHEWRMEYEILMKDTSNMSEQQCKDHEKYCDHIRKKLGY from the coding sequence ATGATCCATCCTCCATTTCAAAAGTTTAACGGGTGTTACAAACAAGCAGATAAACATAGGAGAAGTGGAAGTTCAGAGAAGGATGTTTTGGCTGATGCTCATATGATTTACTCACAAGATACAGGTAAAAAATTTGAGATTGAGCATGCTTGGTTGTTGTTGAAAGATCAACCCAAATTTGATGCAGAATTTATGTCAAAGTGTTCAAAAAGAACAAAGGTTTCTGCTTCTGGAAATTACTCATCGTCTTCTAACCCAGAGACACCCGTTGAAGTCAAAGAATGTGATACGTCATCGCCAATGTCTCGCCCAATTGGACAAAAAGCAGCAAAAAGGAAAAGCAAAGGAAAAGAATCTCGTAACACTCTTGATTTATTTGGCATAGAAAGTGTAATGAAGGACAAAAATATGAACACATCAAAACTTATTCAGTTAAAGAAAGCACATGAATGGCGTATGGAGTATGAAATCCTCATGAAGGATACATCCAACATGTCTGAACAACAATGCAAAGACCACGAAAAGTATTGTGACCATATTAGGAAAAAACTAggatattaa